The following are encoded together in the Phaseolus vulgaris cultivar G19833 chromosome 9, P. vulgaris v2.0, whole genome shotgun sequence genome:
- the LOC137823009 gene encoding pectinesterase/pectinesterase inhibitor PPE8B-like, with protein sequence MQFISMAVFWTKQPAPIPSATFIFIFFFFAPCDLAILHNLKVSPSEFLGSVRKVGDVLQNVTSTLKSEFNNVKSVFPLSDAIFACLELLDLSADELSWSISAVESPQGKHNSTGNLSSDLSTWLSAVLANTDTCMEGFDGTSESVKDLISNEIKEVTWYLQKLVNQIVWDYFRRDKVPSWVEPLLQRKTMPADAVVAADGSGDFTRVMDAVNAAPEYSMRHFVIHIKKGLYTEKVEIKKNKWNLVMIGEGMDATVISGNLSRTENLTTFRTATFAVNGRGFIATAISFKNTAGPERNQAVALRSDSDLSVFHRCGIFGYQDTLYAHSLRQFYRECKISGTVDFIFGHASAVFQNCTILVKKGLQGQKNTITAQGETCPSQSSGFSIQFSNISADYDLLPSVNSTSTYLGRPWKKYSRAVFMQSYMSEVLRPEGWLEWNGSLYLDTLYFGEYKNYGPGARVDKRVKWPGYHVINDSSQVYNFTVANLLLGDLWIPSTGVTYTPGFGV encoded by the exons ATGCAATTCATTTCAATGGCTGTTTTCTGGACAAAACAGCCAGCTCCTATTCCATCTGCTAcattcatcttcatcttcttcttctttgctcCCTGTGATTTGGCGATACTCCATAACCTGAAAGTTTCTCCTTCCGAATTCTTAGGCTCCGTGAGAAAAGTAGGTGATGTTTTGCAAAACGTTACCTCCACTCTCAAATCCGAGTTCAACAATGTGAAGAGTGTGTTTCCTCTTTCTGATGCCATTTTCGCATGTCTGGAGTTGTTGGACTTGTCAGCTGATGAACTCAGCTGGTCTATTTCCGCAGTTGAAAGTCCCCAAG GGAAGCATAACAGTACTGGGAATCTGAGCTCTGATTTGAGCACATGGCTAAGTGCTGTACTTGCGAACACAGACACGTGCATGGAAGGTTTTGATGGTACAAGTGAAAGTGTGAAGGATTTGATATCCAATGAAATTAAGGAAGTGACGTGGTATCTCCAAAAGCTGGTGAACCAGATTGTTTGGGATTATTTCAGAAGGGACAAAGTTCCTTCATGGGTTGAACCACTGCTGCAGAGAAAAACGATGCCTGCGGATGCTGTAGTTGCTGCTGATGGGAGTGGTGATTTTACTAGGGTGATGGATGCTGTGAATGCAGCTCCTGAGTATAGCATGAGACACTTTGTGATACACATAAAGAAGGGTTTGTACACTGAGAAAGTTGAGATTAAAAAGAACAAGTGGAACCTTGTGATGATTGGAGAGGGTATGGATGCTACTGTTATCTCCGGTAACCTCAGCCGTACTGAAAATTTAACCACATTCAGAACAGCTACCTTTG CTGTGAATGGGAGAGGATTCATAGCAACAGCCATTTCCTTCAAGAACACTGCAGGACCCGAAAGAAACCAAGCTGTTGCACTGAGATCAGATTCTGATCTCTCTGTGTTCCACCGATGTGGGATTTTTGGCTACCAAGACACCCTCTATGCTCACTCCTTGCGCCAATTTTACAGAGAATGCAAAATAAGTGGCACTGTGGATTTCATATTTGGACATGCCAGTGCAGTGTTCCAGAACTGCACAATACTGGTAAAAAAGGGCTTACAAGGACAGAAGAACACAATCACAGCTCAAGGAGAAACGTGCCCTTCTCAGTCATCTGGCTTCTCCATCCAATTCTCCAACATTTCAGCAGACTATGACCTTCTGCCCTCAGTTAACAGCACCTCAACGTACCTTGGGAGGCCGTGGAAGAAATATTCTAGAGCAGTTTTCATGCAGTCTTACATGAGTGAGGTGTTAAGGCCAGAAGGGTGGCTCGAGTGGAATGGATCATTGTATTTGGACACTTTGTACTTTGGAGAGTACAAGAATTATGGACCAGGAGCTAGGGTTGATAAGAGAGTGAAGTGGCCAGGGTACCATGTCATAAATGATTCTAGCCAGGTTTATAACTTCACTGTTGCCAATCTCCTTTTGGGGGATCTTTGGATACCTTCAACTGGTGTAACATACACTCCTGGATTTGGAGTCTGA